In the Gemmatimonadota bacterium genome, CGCGTCCGATCGTCATCGATCGCCTCCTCATCAAGCGCGATGGTGACGGGTGGCTCGACCGGCGTCGCACGCACCTGCACCTGGTCGAGGTCGCGACGAAGGCGGTCACCCGCCTCACCAGCGGTGACGCCGACGACCGCGAGCCCGACTGGTCGCCGGACGGCACGCGGATCGTGTTCACGAGCGCGCGCCACACGGACGAGGATCGCACCGACGAGACCGACCTCTATGTGATCGACGCGCGCGCCGGCGCGGAGCCGCGGCGCCTGACCAGCACCCCGACCGTCGAGCGGGCCGCCAGCTGGAGTCCCGACGGCCGGTCGATCGCGTTCCTCCAGGGGACCTTCGTGCCCGTGCCGATGTACGGCACGCAGCGCGTCGCGGTGATCCCCGCCGACGGCGGCGCGGTCCGCGTCCTCGCGCCGGCGCTCGATCGCCCGCAGACGGCGCCCGTGTGGACGGACCGGGGCGACGCGCTGCTCACCGTCATCGACGACGACCGCCGTGGCGTGCTGCTGCGGATCGCGCTCGCCGACGGCGCCATCACGCGCGTCGTCGACGGTCGGCAGCTGGTCGAGTCGGTCCATCAGGCGAAGGGGCGCATCGCCATCGTCCTCGGCGATGCGACGACGCCCGGTGAGGTGCACGCGCTCGACGCGAGTGGCCCGCGGCGACTCACGCACGAGAATGACGCCTGGCGCGCGACGGTGAAGCTCGCCGGCGTGGAGGAGTTCGAATCACGCAGCCGCGACGGCACGATCGTGCGCGGCCTGCTCGCGCGCGCCGCGGGCGCCGAGCCCGGCCGACCGCATCGCACGGTGCTCTGGATCCACGGCGGGCCGGTGGCGCAGGATGACCATTCGTTCTGGCTCGAGCGCGAGGTCCTGGCGGCAGCCGGATGGAACGTGCTGCAGATGAACTATCGCGGCTCCAGCGGACGCGGCGAGGCGCATCAGCGCGCCATCTACGCCGATTGGTGCGGCAAGGAGGTCGAGGACCTGCTCGGCGCGGTCGATCAGGCCGTGCGCTCCGGCATCGCCGACTCCGCGCGACTGGCCGTCGGGGGATGGAGCTACGGCGGCATCCTCACCGACTGTCTCATCGCGACCACCCCGCGCTTCAAGGCGGCCGTGAGCGGGGCGGGGAGCTCGCTCTTCACGTCGATGTTCGGCTCGGACCAGTACGCGGCGCAATACCTCGCGGAACTCGGCGCCCCGTGGAAGGACCCCGCGCTCTGGCAGAAGCTCTCGTACGCCTTCTGGCGCGCCGAGCGGATCTCGACCCCGACGCTGTTCATGGGCGGCGCCGACGACTTCAACGTGCCGATCGCCGGCTCCGAGCAGATGTACCTCGCGCTCCGCAGCCGCGAGGTCCCGACGCAGCTCGTCGTCTACCCGGGCCAGCACCATGGCATCCGGCGGCCGAGTTTCGCCATCGACCGGATGGAGCGGTGGACGACGTGGATGGAGCGCTGGGTGGCGCGCTGATCGCGCGTCCAAGGGCGTCCGAGGGCCCTGACCGCGATCGCGGTCAGGGCCCTCTCCCCATCAGGTGCGGATGAACACGACCGACGGCTCCACGCCGCAGGCGGTCCAGCGCATCCGCAGGTACCCGGCGCGTCCGTTGAACGTCCCCTGCGCGCGCACCTCGCCGGCGGTGATCCGCTGCGCCGCGTCGCAGGTCGCATCGTACGAGAGCGGCGTCTGCGTCGTGACCGCGAACGAGAACTGCTCGGCGCCGCGCGTCCAGTCCACGGTGCCGGTCGCCGAGAAGGTCCCGCTCGGCAGCGGCTGTCCCGCGGCGAGCACCTGCCCGGCCGCGGGCGTGTAGCTCACGGTCCAGACCTTCTCGACGGTCGCCTGCGCGCCGACGTTGAAGGTGCGCGTGATCGACAGGTCCGACGCGAAGGTGAGTCCGGAGCCCGCGATCGCGATGCTGCGGGTGCCGGTGCGCGAGACGGTATAGTTGCGCGCGGCGACGCCACCACCGGTGAACGCGAAGGTGAGGCCCGTCAGCGTGTTGGTGAAGGCGAGCCCGGCCTGCGGGGTCGGGTCCTGGATGCGCAGCGTGCCGGTGATGGCGACGGTGCCCCCGCGGCGGTTGGTGCGCGTGCAGGCCGGCGTCGTGAAGACGATCGTCGCGTCGTCGTAGATGCCGTCGCCGTCGGTGTCCGTCGTGTTGGACGGAGCGACGCACGGCGCCACGACCTGCGCCATCCCCGGCGCCGGTTCGAAGCTCGGCGTCACTGCCGCCTCGATGATCATCGCGTCGACGTCGTTCTCGACCTCGTCCTGCATCGTCGCGCCGACCTGCGTGGTCTGCACCGCGGTGAGACCGCCGTCGGGGCCGGTAGTGTCGTCACACGCGGCGACGGCGAGGAGGACGGCAGGGACCAGCAGGCGCAGGCGGGACATGGCGGACTCCAGTGAATGGTGGGGTGTGTCTCCATTTCACGGGGTCGGACGTGCGAGTCGCGCCGACGTTAGCCGCGTGACGCAGGTCACGCTACTTCGCGCGCATCCGGTTGTTACGCGCGTGGTGCTCGAGCTCGCAGAGGCCGAGCGCTTCGAGCAGCGGCGGCAGATACATGCCGAAGCGGCCGCGGAAGCCCTTCTTGAGCCCGTACCACCCGCCGATCGGGTTGTCCGGTGAACGCCCCCACGCCTCCACGGTGCCCGCCTTCGCCGGCTTCTGTTCATCGGCGGAGCCCAGTTCCACCCAGTCGCCGGCCGCCCGCAGCATCGCGTGTAGGTCGGCGACGCAGCGCGCGTCGTAGTGCAGGATGGTCGTCCCGACCGTGCAGACGAGGATCGTGCGCCCGTCCTTCTCCTCGACGTGCATGGTGTAGTCCGAGGTGCCCGGGGGCGTACGGAGCTTCCACGGCGACGCCTTCCCGCGATCCAGTACGATGGCCATCGAGGTACCCGTGATGGGAGGTCAGCGTGACTCGGCGCGCCGCTTGAGATCCTGCGCGAAGCGGTCGAACGACTCGTCGAACGACGGGATCATCCGCGCGAACAGCGGGAAGAGCGGTCCGCCGATCCGTTCGTGCATCGTGAACGTGGTCCCGGTGCCACCTGGCCGCAACTCGTACGTCCGGCGCCCCATCGCGTCGCCCCAGACGAGTCGACGCGGGGCCTCGCACTCGCGCACCGTCAATGAGAAGGTGCGCTTGGGGTCGAGCGACGAGACGAGCTTGATCCGCTGACCGGCGGCGATCACCCCATCGATCGACCGCACGGTGGACGTCCAAGTGGGATAGGCGGCGCCGTCGATGAGGACGGACCACACCGCATCGGCGCTCGCCTCGATCTCGATCCGGACGTCCGTCTCGCGGGAGAAGAACCGATGTCGTGTCTGGGCCATGACCGTACGGTCACCTCAGGACGGGGGGGAATCTTGAACGAATCGGACAAGGTTGGGGCTGAAATCCGTCGGCGCGCCGGCGGGGAAGTAGCCCACCTGCTGTCCGGGTGTGACACCGGCGAAGCGCCGATGCTCGCGCACGAAGTGCGCATGGTCGGAGTAGCCGAACTCGGCAGCGACCTGTCCCAGCGTGCATCCCGGGTCGTGCCGGAGTCGCGTGAGCGCGCGCTGGAAGCGCACGATCCGCACCAACGCCTTGGGCGTGATGCCGAGGCCGGCGCGGAAGAGTCGATCGAGACGGCGCAGCGGGATCGGCAGCTGGTCCATCCGCGTCGCGCCGGCTTCGATGCGTGCCTTCATCTCGAGGAAGTCCTCGGTCGCGGCGGTGAGCCGAAGCCGCTCGAGGAAGTAGGCGTCGAACCGTCGCGCCTGTTCGTCCGCGTCGTGGTCGCGAAGCGAGCCGTCGAGATCGCCGTCGAAGGCCTCCTCCACCGGCACCACGCGGTCGGTCCACTCGTGCAGCGATCGGCGCACGAAGGGCGCGAGACCGCCGACATGGAAGCGCACGCCCGCGAGCACCACCTGGCCCCGCTGCGCGATGCGGATCGGTCGCAGGCGCTGGGCGTCGAGGTTGGAGTGCGCGATGGTCACCTCGGGCTCCCCGTGCACGGTGCGCATGTACGGGACGCCATGGTTGAGCACCAGGTCGGCCCGGGCGTCGACGAAGACGTCCACCGTGAGTGCGTACGGCTGTGCGGGACTCGCGCGCACGAACCAGTAGTGCTCGATGAACGGCGCCAGGCGCGGATCGGGGCGGCGGAGTTGGTACATGATGGATGCGCCCCCTAGGTCCGCTGTTGCATCGGAACATTATAGCCCTGGAACGGAACGTCAGAGGCACTCCGAATGCCCCTTGCACCCAACTCATTGCTCGGCAACGTGTTGGCGATCCGCGCACGCTGGCCGGATCCTTGCCTTTCATGAGGACCGTCACCGCTCGATCCCACCACGTGTCACGCCATGGAGTGCTCCACGATGAATGCGCGTCTCTCGATCCTCTCGGTCCTCACCTTCGGCGCGTTGATGACGGCGTGCGCGGATGCCGGCTCACCCCTCGACCCCACGCTGCAGACGGCGAACGAGATCTCGCTGGCCAAGTCGGGCAGCGCGCCGAGCGGCGGCGGAAGCGGCGGTGGTGGCGGCGGTGGTGGTGGCGGTGGCGCGCCTGCGCCGGCCGTGGGCAAGATCCGCGCGGCCTCCGCGGGCGCGGTGTGCGACGCCGGCACCTCGATGGGCATCACCATCCGCAAGGGCATCCAGGATCGCTCCGAGATCATCATGTCGATCACGGGCCCGACGACCGGACCGGTCGCCTCGTCCGGCAACTTCCTCTACTGGTCGTTCACGATCGTCGACGAGGCGACCGGCGCCCGGCTCCTCGGCTACGGCACGAGCAGCCAGTTCGCCGGGGCGAACGCCCTCATCACCATCTCGGGCGCGAGCACCACGCCCGGACAGCACGCGTTCAAGTTCCTCGCGCAGAACCACGAGCTCGCGGCGCTGACGGACTTCAACACGCTGCTCGCCTCGCCCGCCGTGGAGACCTGCACGGCGACGATCAACGTGACGGCGAACTGATGCCGTCGTCGCCCGGGCGGTGCAGCGCCGCCTGCACCGCCCGGGCGAGCGCCTCGCGCTGGAAGGGCTTCGTGAGGGCCGCGACGAAGCCCGCCTCGCGGAAGTGCGCCATCGTCGGATCGTCGGAGTAGCCGCTCGCCACGATGGCCCGCGCCGACGGGTCGATCCGCAGGATCTCCGCCATCGCCTGCCGACCGCCCATCCCGCCAGGGATCGTGAGGTCCATGACGAGCAGGTCGAACGGGGAGCCGGCCTGCCGCCGCTCGGTGAATCGCTCCACGGCCGCGCGTCCCTCGGCGACGGACTCGACACGATAGCCCAGCTGCTCGAGCATCCGCTGCAGCACCGAGCGGACGAGCGGTTCGTCGTCGAGGACGAGGATCGACCCGTTCCCCGGCACGAGCGCGACCTGCTCGGGTGTCGCCTCCGCCGCCATCTCGCTCGACGCCGGGAAGAACGCGCTGAAGGTCGTGCCCTCGCCCACGCGCGACGTGAAGGTGAGCGTCCCGCCGTGGTTGCGGCAGATCGCGAAGGCCGTGGCGAGGCCCAGACCGTTCCCCCCGCGTTTCGTCGTGAAGTACGGGTCGAACACGCGATGGCGGATCGCCTCGGGGATCCCGTTGCCGTTGTCGGCGAAGTCGATCCGGACGTAGCGCTCCGCACCCGAGCCTGACGCGGGCGCCGCCGCGGCGACGGCGCCGAGCGGGAGGTGCTCGGCGACGTTCGACGCCCGCACGACGAGCCGTCCCCCTTCGCCGGTGGCCTGCGCGGCGTTCAGCACGAGGTTGCTCACGACCTGGCTGAACTGCCCGGCATCGAGATGGGCGTGCCAGAGCGACTCGGGGAGCTCGATGTCGATGCGCATGTGGGAGCCGGCACCGGCCAGCGCGATCGCATCCCGGAGCACGCGGGCCACGTCGGTCGTGCGCCGGAGCGGCTGCCCGCCCTTCGCGAACGCGAGCAGCTGCGTCGTCAGGTGACTCGCCGCCATCGCGGCCTGCTCCGCGCCAGCGAGCATCTCCTCCCGCTCGTCCGGCTCCGCGTCGCGCGCCAGCGTCACATGCCCGAGGATCGCGGTCAGCGCGTTGTTGAAGTCGTGCGCGATCCCGCCCGCGAGCACGCCGAGCGACTGGAGCTTGTCATCGCGCTGTCGCGCTTCCTCCTCCTGATGCTCCTCGGTGGTGTCCCGGACGCTGACGAGCACACAGCTGCGGCCACCGGAGGTCACGCGGCTTCCGCGGACCTCGCTCCAGTGCGCGCGCCCCGCGGGATCCTCCCACTCCGCGTCGATGGCCTGATGGTCGGTGTCCGGTCCCTCGAGGAGTCGCGCGAGCGC is a window encoding:
- a CDS encoding AraC family transcriptional regulator codes for the protein MYQLRRPDPRLAPFIEHYWFVRASPAQPYALTVDVFVDARADLVLNHGVPYMRTVHGEPEVTIAHSNLDAQRLRPIRIAQRGQVVLAGVRFHVGGLAPFVRRSLHEWTDRVVPVEEAFDGDLDGSLRDHDADEQARRFDAYFLERLRLTAATEDFLEMKARIEAGATRMDQLPIPLRRLDRLFRAGLGITPKALVRIVRFQRALTRLRHDPGCTLGQVAAEFGYSDHAHFVREHRRFAGVTPGQQVGYFPAGAPTDFSPNLVRFVQDSPPS
- a CDS encoding SRPBCC domain-containing protein, encoding MAQTRHRFFSRETDVRIEIEASADAVWSVLIDGAAYPTWTSTVRSIDGVIAAGQRIKLVSSLDPKRTFSLTVRECEAPRRLVWGDAMGRRTYELRPGGTGTTFTMHERIGGPLFPLFARMIPSFDESFDRFAQDLKRRAESR
- a CDS encoding S9 family peptidase, with the translated sequence MRLLRFRLAVALFPVAIAPVALAAQASAAAPRPVTARDLYRLRDVGDPQVSPDGEWVAYTVSRADSSRDARDTDLHMVRWDGTRSVRLTSTKASESQPRWSPDGKYLAFVSARGDDDQSQLWLLDRAGGEAQQLTSIAEGVADYVWSPDGARIVIVSQDADSAARADTSKPRPIVIDRLLIKRDGDGWLDRRRTHLHLVEVATKAVTRLTSGDADDREPDWSPDGTRIVFTSARHTDEDRTDETDLYVIDARAGAEPRRLTSTPTVERAASWSPDGRSIAFLQGTFVPVPMYGTQRVAVIPADGGAVRVLAPALDRPQTAPVWTDRGDALLTVIDDDRRGVLLRIALADGAITRVVDGRQLVESVHQAKGRIAIVLGDATTPGEVHALDASGPRRLTHENDAWRATVKLAGVEEFESRSRDGTIVRGLLARAAGAEPGRPHRTVLWIHGGPVAQDDHSFWLEREVLAAAGWNVLQMNYRGSSGRGEAHQRAIYADWCGKEVEDLLGAVDQAVRSGIADSARLAVGGWSYGGILTDCLIATTPRFKAAVSGAGSSLFTSMFGSDQYAAQYLAELGAPWKDPALWQKLSYAFWRAERISTPTLFMGGADDFNVPIAGSEQMYLALRSREVPTQLVVYPGQHHGIRRPSFAIDRMERWTTWMERWVAR